The Marinilongibacter aquaticus genome has a window encoding:
- a CDS encoding Crp/Fnr family transcriptional regulator yields MTPFKSFFCGLAPVSDSSWDRFEALFRPQSLKKGEYFISEGQMAHKVAFLNKGILRAFYRHSNGTEYNKHFFLNPCFIGAYTSLITGTVNQINQEALSDCEILVAQYTEIEALYALCPDLERAARRLVELFFIQKEQREIELVLLDANERYRIFQSNFPQLEQLIPQYHIASYLGITPTQLSRIRKKAAKK; encoded by the coding sequence ATGACCCCATTCAAATCATTTTTCTGTGGATTGGCTCCTGTTTCCGATAGCAGTTGGGACAGGTTCGAAGCTTTGTTTCGTCCTCAGAGCTTGAAAAAAGGTGAATATTTTATTTCCGAAGGTCAAATGGCTCACAAAGTTGCGTTCCTGAACAAGGGCATTTTGCGGGCCTTTTACCGGCACAGCAACGGTACCGAATACAACAAGCACTTTTTCTTAAACCCTTGCTTTATTGGGGCTTATACTTCACTGATTACCGGAACTGTCAACCAAATCAACCAAGAGGCTTTGAGCGATTGCGAAATCCTGGTGGCCCAATATACTGAAATCGAAGCCCTTTATGCCCTTTGCCCCGATCTGGAACGGGCCGCCCGTCGATTGGTCGAGCTGTTTTTCATTCAAAAAGAACAAAGAGAAATCGAGTTGGTCTTGCTCGATGCCAACGAACGCTACCGTATTTTCCAAAGTAATTTTCCGCAGCTCGAACAGCTAATCCCGCAATACCATATCGCTTCATACTTGGGCATTACGCCTACGCAATTGAGCCGAATCAGGAAAAAAGCCGCAAAAAAATAA
- a CDS encoding glycoside hydrolase family 20 zincin-like fold domain-containing protein, producing MKVSLFRYVFLLFLSPLYVCSQTLIPEPKHLEHISEEFAFGKGFRIEGINLEQHQDEQLVRALEEMRIPINGRASQVVLLKKVGREPYLQACTRLFNLSAKVAENEEAYLLQVSKDTVSVMAETEAGIYYGVQTLKQLFRAGRSEKVLPGLKIFDKPDIAIRAWQDDISRGPIPTLETLKKEIELLSSFKLNYFTLYTEQVFKLKKHPGIAPEDGISTEDLQELADFAKAHFVTLIGNYQSFGHMGRTLKIPAYQHLAENKDIISPAVPETYDFLGDVYAEMVPQYAGEFFNINCDETFGLGEGKSKAMVDSIGLEGVYAYHINRLDGILKKYKKKILMWGDIAVSHPKIIPQLPKDITVIAWAYQAADNFDSYVAPLVDEGLQVWVAPGVSCWSSVYPNLQVSQKNIYNFIRDGHKLGAQGVLNTSWDDDGLNFFNNNWYGFIWGAENCWNAPPALDKEESDHVLHTRLARFNLAFDKQFFGLRAGQSSATKLMLDFANLHSGNLRDALRNYRFLEPIFPLYHDYVQKGEKEKNESILQDLERMSERLKQAKSEVQAHALSLDYLDFAIEQAKYIVKKNLFRIDLKAFIDQLPGAKSKAQIKQDLANLKNELKKFEQNYANLWRKENRNYWLDENEQKFEKLLKSYAEIEGEVNIIPTDEVDSRGRKIVIRSIFNDFPVYYSLNADTVNTDSHLYTQPFYIQEDTKILAKSIAEDRDFPMKQEDLIQHKAIGKLYKLNTAYSTYLPAYDGGGKTGLIDGRVGAESNIKSGFWQGYGGDDIDIELDFKSIQSLNRFSMGFYQNTLSWVIFPPTVQIFLKDKETEAYKLFTEIKGKTAPEVPGALKELYKADLKGVKARYMRVVAKNYGHLPEWHPAGSTYESMLFSDEIIVK from the coding sequence ATGAAAGTTTCTCTCTTTCGGTACGTTTTTTTGCTTTTTCTTAGCCCATTGTACGTATGCTCACAAACGCTCATTCCCGAACCCAAGCATTTGGAGCACATTTCCGAGGAATTTGCATTTGGTAAGGGCTTCCGAATAGAAGGTATAAATCTTGAACAGCATCAGGATGAGCAATTGGTTCGGGCTTTGGAAGAAATGCGTATACCGATAAATGGACGGGCTTCGCAGGTGGTTTTGCTTAAAAAGGTGGGCCGAGAGCCTTACTTGCAAGCCTGCACTCGGCTTTTCAATTTATCGGCGAAGGTGGCCGAAAACGAAGAGGCTTATCTGTTGCAGGTTTCCAAAGATACGGTGTCCGTAATGGCGGAAACCGAAGCGGGCATTTATTACGGGGTACAGACTTTAAAGCAGCTGTTTCGGGCTGGGCGTAGCGAGAAGGTTTTACCGGGCCTGAAAATCTTCGATAAACCCGATATCGCGATTCGGGCTTGGCAAGACGACATCAGTAGGGGACCGATTCCCACATTGGAAACGCTGAAAAAGGAAATCGAGCTTTTGTCCTCTTTTAAACTTAACTATTTCACACTGTATACCGAACAAGTTTTCAAGTTGAAAAAGCATCCGGGTATCGCTCCCGAAGATGGAATTTCGACAGAAGATCTTCAAGAATTGGCCGATTTCGCCAAAGCTCATTTTGTGACTTTGATTGGCAATTATCAATCCTTTGGCCATATGGGAAGGACTTTAAAAATACCCGCATATCAGCACCTTGCTGAAAATAAGGATATTATATCTCCTGCTGTACCCGAAACCTACGATTTTCTCGGTGATGTATATGCTGAAATGGTGCCACAGTATGCCGGCGAATTTTTCAATATCAACTGCGACGAAACCTTTGGTTTGGGTGAGGGCAAATCGAAGGCCATGGTGGATAGCATAGGATTGGAAGGGGTATACGCTTATCACATCAACCGATTGGATGGTATCTTGAAAAAGTACAAGAAGAAAATTCTGATGTGGGGAGATATTGCCGTTTCCCATCCGAAAATAATTCCGCAATTGCCCAAAGACATTACAGTGATAGCCTGGGCGTATCAGGCGGCCGATAATTTCGATTCGTATGTGGCTCCTTTGGTCGATGAGGGACTGCAAGTTTGGGTTGCTCCGGGTGTAAGTTGTTGGTCGAGTGTGTACCCCAATTTGCAGGTTTCGCAAAAGAACATCTACAATTTCATTCGCGATGGGCACAAATTGGGTGCTCAGGGTGTACTGAACACCAGTTGGGACGACGACGGTTTGAATTTCTTCAATAACAACTGGTACGGTTTCATTTGGGGAGCTGAAAATTGTTGGAATGCTCCGCCTGCATTGGATAAAGAAGAGTCGGATCACGTGTTGCACACGCGTCTAGCCCGCTTTAATCTGGCTTTTGACAAGCAGTTTTTTGGTTTGAGAGCGGGACAATCAAGTGCGACGAAATTGATGCTGGATTTCGCCAATTTGCACAGCGGAAATTTACGCGATGCCCTAAGAAATTACCGTTTTCTAGAACCGATTTTCCCTCTCTATCACGATTATGTGCAGAAGGGAGAGAAAGAAAAGAACGAGAGTATTTTGCAAGATTTGGAGCGTATGAGCGAAAGGCTGAAACAAGCGAAAAGTGAAGTACAAGCTCATGCCTTAAGTTTGGATTATCTCGATTTCGCCATTGAGCAAGCGAAATACATAGTGAAGAAAAATTTGTTCAGAATTGATTTAAAGGCTTTTATCGATCAATTGCCTGGAGCGAAATCGAAAGCACAGATAAAACAAGATTTGGCTAATCTGAAAAATGAATTGAAAAAGTTTGAACAAAACTATGCGAATTTGTGGCGGAAAGAGAACCGAAATTATTGGTTGGATGAGAATGAGCAGAAGTTCGAAAAACTGCTGAAAAGCTATGCTGAAATAGAAGGAGAGGTGAACATTATTCCAACAGATGAGGTCGATTCCCGTGGCCGAAAAATCGTTATTCGTTCGATTTTTAATGATTTTCCTGTGTATTATTCACTAAATGCGGACACTGTAAATACGGATTCGCACCTGTATACTCAGCCTTTTTATATTCAGGAAGACACGAAGATTTTGGCTAAATCGATAGCCGAAGATCGAGACTTCCCGATGAAGCAAGAAGACTTGATTCAGCATAAAGCCATCGGAAAATTATACAAACTGAATACGGCTTACAGTACCTATTTGCCCGCTTATGACGGAGGCGGAAAAACGGGTTTGATCGATGGCCGCGTAGGTGCTGAGAGCAATATCAAAAGTGGTTTCTGGCAGGGATACGGTGGCGACGATATCGACATTGAATTGGATTTTAAGTCTATACAGTCCTTGAATAGGTTTTCTATGGGATTCTATCAAAACACTTTATCTTGGGTTATTTTTCCGCCGACTGTGCAGATATTTCTGAAAGACAAAGAAACGGAGGCTTATAAATTGTTCACCGAAATAAAAGGGAAAACGGCTCCTGAAGTGCCGGGAGCCCTGAAAGAACTTTACAAAGCCGACTTGAAAGGCGTAAAGGCCCGCTACATGCGTGTTGTGGCCAAAAATTATGGACATTTACCCGAATGGCACCCTGCCGGATCGACTTATGAAAGCATGCTTTTCTCCGATGAAATCATTGTGAAGTAG
- the dnaJ gene encoding molecular chaperone DnaJ codes for MSNKRDYYEVLGVSKDASAEELKKAYRKLAIKFHPDKNPDDKDAEAKFKEIAEAYSVLSDPQKKARYDQFGHAGMGGAAGGGAGGFSMDDIFSQFGDIFGDESPFSSFFGGSRGGGGGRRGVRKGSDLRIKLKLTLTDISKGVEKKIKVKRYTACQTCNGNGAKNGTALDTCQTCKGQGQVRRVQQTMLGQMVTTSTCPTCNGEGKIVSERCEVCFGEGRQLTEDQISIKIPAGVTEGMQLSMSGKGNVPVRGGVPGDLLIVIEEEEHPELKRDGQNVIYDLPVNFVDAVLGTDYEIPTVDGKVKIKLKSGTQGGEILRLRGKGLPNINGYGTGDQLVHVNIYTPTSVSSDEKRALEQMRNSPNFQPQSNSKGRSIFDKMKDFFN; via the coding sequence ATGTCGAACAAAAGAGATTATTATGAGGTGCTGGGGGTTTCGAAGGATGCCAGTGCGGAAGAGCTGAAAAAAGCCTACCGCAAGTTGGCAATCAAGTTCCACCCAGACAAAAACCCAGACGATAAAGACGCCGAAGCGAAATTCAAAGAAATTGCCGAAGCTTATTCCGTACTCTCCGATCCACAGAAAAAGGCTCGTTACGACCAATTCGGGCACGCCGGTATGGGCGGAGCCGCTGGCGGTGGAGCCGGTGGGTTTAGCATGGACGACATCTTTAGCCAATTCGGTGATATTTTTGGTGACGAAAGTCCGTTCAGCAGTTTCTTCGGCGGCAGCCGAGGTGGCGGCGGCGGGCGTCGCGGAGTTCGCAAAGGTTCCGACTTACGCATCAAGCTGAAGCTCACTTTGACCGATATATCCAAAGGGGTAGAAAAGAAAATCAAAGTAAAACGCTACACAGCCTGCCAAACCTGTAACGGCAATGGAGCCAAAAACGGTACGGCACTGGATACTTGCCAAACCTGTAAAGGGCAAGGCCAAGTGCGTCGTGTGCAACAAACCATGCTCGGACAAATGGTGACCACAAGCACCTGTCCTACCTGTAATGGCGAAGGCAAAATTGTATCTGAACGTTGCGAAGTTTGCTTTGGCGAGGGCCGTCAGCTGACAGAAGATCAAATCTCGATCAAAATTCCGGCCGGCGTAACCGAAGGCATGCAATTGAGTATGAGCGGAAAAGGCAATGTGCCCGTACGCGGTGGCGTTCCGGGCGACTTACTCATCGTGATTGAAGAGGAAGAACACCCTGAATTGAAAAGAGACGGCCAAAACGTGATCTACGACCTACCTGTGAACTTTGTGGATGCCGTATTGGGTACAGATTACGAAATCCCCACGGTGGACGGCAAGGTGAAAATCAAACTGAAATCGGGTACCCAGGGCGGTGAAATTTTGCGATTGCGTGGAAAAGGACTGCCAAATATCAACGGATACGGTACGGGAGACCAACTGGTACACGTGAATATATACACGCCCACTTCCGTCAGCTCGGATGAAAAACGAGCTTTGGAGCAAATGCGGAACTCACCGAATTTCCAGCCGCAGAGCAATTCCAAAGGGCGATCGATTTTCGATAAAATGAAAGATTTCTTTAACTAA
- a CDS encoding SDR family oxidoreductase, translating into MKLQGNTILITGGSSGIGLALAKQFLQLGNSVILTGRNAKKLEAIQKQYPAMHCLICELTEEESLKKLVNRIEADFQDLNILINNAGVQYNYLFSELPYSSPKIDQEIETNLNAPIKLTHMLLPLLQKKNEAAIVNVSSGLYITPKQSASVYCATKAALHSFSQSLRFQLKNTAIRVFELIPELVDTPMTAGRGKAKMSADTLTEHFLKAFEKNRFEIYIGKTKLLKLIHRLSPQWAQKIMINQK; encoded by the coding sequence ATGAAACTGCAAGGAAATACCATTCTCATTACCGGCGGCTCTTCGGGTATCGGACTGGCTTTGGCCAAACAATTTTTGCAGCTGGGAAACAGCGTCATTCTCACAGGACGGAATGCCAAAAAGCTGGAAGCCATCCAGAAGCAATATCCTGCAATGCATTGTTTAATCTGCGAGCTTACAGAAGAAGAATCGCTTAAAAAGCTTGTAAACCGGATAGAGGCGGATTTTCAAGACCTCAACATTTTGATCAACAATGCCGGGGTGCAATACAATTATTTGTTTTCCGAATTGCCCTATTCTTCTCCTAAAATTGATCAAGAAATTGAGACAAACCTCAATGCTCCAATCAAATTGACGCATATGCTTTTGCCCTTGTTGCAGAAGAAAAATGAAGCGGCGATAGTCAACGTGAGCAGCGGTTTGTACATCACGCCTAAACAGTCGGCTTCGGTGTATTGTGCCACAAAAGCCGCTCTGCACAGCTTCAGTCAAAGTCTTCGTTTTCAACTAAAAAACACAGCTATACGCGTTTTCGAGCTCATTCCCGAATTGGTGGATACGCCCATGACAGCGGGGCGAGGAAAAGCCAAAATGAGTGCCGACACCCTGACCGAGCATTTTCTCAAAGCCTTTGAAAAGAACCGATTCGAAATCTATATTGGCAAAACGAAGCTACTCAAACTTATCCATCGCCTTTCTCCGCAATGGGCTCAAAAAATTATGATTAACCAAAAATAG
- a CDS encoding sodium:solute symporter: protein MTTLDWIFLIGTLGFIILYGILKNRKNTNLNGFFLGNQSLPWYHVGLSVMATQASAITFLSAPGQAFTDGMRFVQFYFGLPLAMVVLSITFIPIFHRLKVYTAYEYLEGRFDSRVRVFTALLFLVQRGLSTGISIYAPSIILSTIFGWDIFWTNAIMGGLVLTYTLIGGTKAISYTHIQQMLIVTSAMIFAGYMVVHLLPPEMGLFDAVRVAGKAGKVNVIDFKFNPQERYNVWSGLLGGFFLQLSYFGTDQSQVGRYLTAKSIGQSRLGLLFNGLVKIPMQFGILLIGVLVFVFYQFNAAPLFFNSVETDKLIESPYAQEYRQLEAEHEAIAEQKKEEIYALYAAMESKDDKAISAAQDAIVETESLFKGLKSKVSSLIEKSNPGGDSNDVNYVFLRFILDHLPHGFIGLLIAVIFSASMGSVASAYNSLAATTMVDVFKKSSPKVRSDSSELMISKLITVFWAIFCIIVAYYANKLGSSMIELVNVLGSWFYGIILGIFLVAFYNKSIGGKAIFWSAILSQILIILIWNAEWVAYLWLNPIGCALVFGFAWLFQQFTREKK from the coding sequence ATGACCACCTTAGACTGGATTTTTCTTATTGGCACGCTGGGCTTCATTATTCTTTACGGAATTTTGAAAAACAGGAAAAACACCAACTTGAATGGCTTTTTCCTCGGCAATCAGTCCTTGCCTTGGTACCATGTCGGTTTGTCCGTAATGGCCACGCAAGCCAGTGCCATCACTTTTCTTTCAGCACCGGGCCAAGCGTTTACGGATGGCATGCGTTTTGTGCAGTTCTATTTTGGTTTGCCTTTGGCCATGGTGGTGCTCAGCATTACCTTCATTCCCATTTTTCATCGACTGAAAGTATATACCGCTTACGAATACCTCGAGGGGCGTTTCGATAGCCGTGTGCGTGTGTTCACGGCTTTGTTGTTTTTGGTGCAACGCGGCCTTTCCACAGGTATTTCGATTTACGCTCCCTCCATTATTCTTTCTACAATCTTCGGTTGGGATATTTTCTGGACCAACGCCATCATGGGCGGTTTGGTGCTCACCTATACACTTATTGGCGGAACTAAAGCAATTTCGTACACACATATACAGCAAATGCTCATCGTCACCTCGGCCATGATTTTTGCGGGTTATATGGTGGTGCATCTTTTGCCACCCGAAATGGGCCTTTTCGATGCCGTGCGTGTAGCGGGGAAGGCAGGAAAAGTAAATGTCATCGATTTCAAATTCAATCCACAAGAACGCTACAATGTATGGTCTGGACTTCTCGGAGGCTTTTTCTTGCAACTCTCCTACTTCGGTACCGACCAATCGCAGGTGGGGCGTTATCTCACGGCCAAAAGCATTGGACAAAGTCGTTTGGGGCTTCTTTTCAACGGTCTCGTGAAAATTCCGATGCAGTTTGGTATTTTGCTTATCGGGGTTTTGGTTTTTGTATTTTACCAATTCAATGCCGCTCCTTTATTCTTCAATTCGGTAGAAACCGACAAATTGATCGAAAGCCCCTATGCTCAGGAATACAGACAATTGGAAGCCGAACATGAAGCAATTGCCGAACAAAAAAAGGAAGAAATATACGCTTTGTATGCGGCCATGGAAAGCAAAGACGACAAAGCAATCTCGGCCGCTCAAGACGCCATTGTCGAAACCGAATCGCTTTTCAAAGGATTGAAATCGAAAGTGTCTTCTTTGATTGAAAAAAGCAATCCGGGTGGCGACTCGAACGACGTAAATTACGTTTTCTTGCGGTTCATTCTCGATCACCTTCCCCATGGATTCATCGGCCTGCTCATCGCGGTTATTTTTTCGGCATCTATGGGTTCGGTGGCTTCGGCCTACAATTCTCTGGCCGCCACCACGATGGTCGATGTATTCAAAAAATCAAGTCCAAAAGTACGTTCCGATTCATCAGAATTGATGATTTCGAAGCTAATTACAGTGTTCTGGGCCATTTTCTGTATCATCGTGGCCTATTATGCCAACAAGCTGGGCAGCAGCATGATCGAGCTTGTGAATGTCTTGGGATCCTGGTTTTATGGTATTATATTGGGTATTTTCCTCGTGGCCTTTTACAACAAAAGCATCGGTGGAAAGGCTATTTTTTGGAGTGCCATTCTCTCGCAAATCTTGATTATCTTGATCTGGAATGCAGAATGGGTCGCTTACCTTTGGTTGAACCCAATCGGCTGTGCTCTCGTTTTTGGTTTTGCATGGTTGTTTCAACAATTTACGCGTGAAAAGAAATGA
- a CDS encoding sensor histidine kinase: MKIRTKITIQFSIVVAFILAVFSMAIYFISENYRQQEFYNSLKDKAVTTAQLLIKEPQIDKKLLKVIDKNTLSTLYPAEVLIFNDSNQVAYSNFEADTIWYSPDLLNRIRVDKHVETQFNEKQVVGTTFQDSLQNSFVVLARAEDIYGQEKLENIKDTMIVGYLGAVLLTILLGIFFSGQSLKPISEINDEISRITASDLRRKLDTGNGKDEIATLAVNFNDMLSRLNQSFELQKSFVSNASHELRTPLAAIKSEIQVALQKERTPIEYKETLETLLSDNQRIIKLTNSLLQLAKSENNEEDVLSTELRIDEILFKVQDEMQHAHRQYQIMIDFEEIPEDIAWVTVRGKDTLLKTVFSNLIDNACKYSANQLAEVRIHFDAQNCYVRVKDSGIGIPDEELDHVFEPFYRTNNAKSYNGSGIGLSITKRIVKMLKGKILVKSKVGEGSEFTVELPHL, encoded by the coding sequence GTGAAAATCAGAACCAAAATAACGATTCAGTTCTCGATAGTCGTAGCCTTTATTTTGGCCGTTTTTTCCATGGCCATTTACTTTATTTCTGAAAATTACCGCCAACAAGAATTTTATAACAGCCTAAAAGACAAAGCGGTAACTACTGCTCAATTGTTGATTAAAGAGCCGCAAATCGACAAAAAGCTTTTGAAGGTAATCGATAAAAACACCTTATCGACACTTTACCCTGCCGAAGTTTTGATTTTCAACGATTCGAATCAAGTGGCCTATTCCAATTTCGAGGCCGACACCATTTGGTACAGCCCCGATCTGCTGAATCGCATTCGTGTAGACAAGCACGTAGAAACACAGTTCAACGAAAAACAAGTTGTGGGCACCACTTTTCAGGATAGCCTACAAAACAGTTTTGTGGTGCTGGCCCGAGCCGAGGATATTTACGGGCAAGAAAAACTGGAAAACATAAAAGACACCATGATTGTCGGTTATTTGGGGGCGGTGTTGCTGACCATTCTCTTGGGGATTTTCTTTTCGGGTCAATCGCTCAAACCAATTTCCGAAATCAACGACGAGATCAGCCGAATCACCGCATCCGACCTGCGAAGAAAACTGGATACAGGGAATGGAAAAGATGAAATTGCCACCTTGGCCGTGAATTTCAACGACATGCTTTCGCGGTTGAACCAGTCATTCGAATTGCAAAAAAGCTTCGTTTCGAACGCCTCACACGAATTGCGAACGCCCCTAGCCGCGATTAAATCTGAAATCCAGGTGGCTTTGCAGAAAGAGCGTACGCCAATTGAATACAAAGAAACTTTAGAAACATTACTTTCTGACAATCAACGCATTATAAAGCTCACCAACAGTTTGCTGCAATTGGCCAAATCGGAAAACAACGAAGAAGATGTTTTGAGCACAGAACTGCGTATCGACGAAATCTTATTCAAAGTGCAAGACGAAATGCAGCACGCCCATCGGCAGTATCAAATCATGATCGACTTTGAGGAAATTCCGGAAGATATTGCTTGGGTTACAGTTCGTGGAAAAGATACACTGCTGAAAACCGTGTTCAGTAATTTGATCGACAATGCCTGCAAATATTCCGCCAATCAGCTGGCCGAAGTGCGTATACATTTCGATGCCCAAAACTGCTACGTTCGCGTAAAAGATTCGGGCATCGGTATTCCCGATGAAGAACTGGATCATGTTTTCGAACCGTTTTACCGGACAAACAATGCCAAGAGTTACAACGGATCGGGCATTGGTCTTTCGATAACCAAACGGATTGTGAAAATGCTGAAAGGAAAAATTTTAGTCAAAAGCAAGGTGGGCGAAGGCAGTGAATTTACTGTAGAATTGCCGCATCTTTAA
- the queG gene encoding tRNA epoxyqueuosine(34) reductase QueG, which yields MKISENTAKIKAQAKALGFDFCGVSKADFLDEEAPRLETWLQRNHQGQMAYMANHFDKRLDPRKLVPGAKSVISVMLNYYPEKRRAEGAEDYKISKYAYGKDYHFVLKDKLKSLFEFMQSEIGEIDGRVFVDSAPVMDKVWAKKGGLGWVGKHSNLINKSGGSFFFIGEIICDLELEPDGPIKDYCGTCTACLDACPTDAIIEPYVVDGSKCISYYTIELKEAIPEEAKGKMENWIFGCDICQDVCPWNRFSKPHKTPEFQLSEALEGMQNSDWEEITEEVFRELFRRSPVKRSKLEGLKRNVGFCKIEQDEEDRP from the coding sequence ATGAAAATCTCTGAAAATACCGCAAAAATAAAAGCCCAGGCCAAAGCTTTGGGTTTTGATTTCTGCGGGGTGTCCAAAGCCGACTTCTTGGATGAAGAAGCTCCAAGACTCGAAACTTGGTTGCAGCGAAACCATCAGGGCCAAATGGCCTATATGGCGAATCATTTCGACAAAAGGCTCGATCCACGAAAATTGGTGCCCGGGGCAAAGTCGGTGATTTCGGTGATGCTCAATTATTATCCCGAAAAAAGGCGAGCGGAAGGAGCGGAAGATTACAAGATATCGAAATACGCTTACGGAAAAGATTACCATTTTGTGCTGAAAGATAAGCTGAAAAGTCTTTTTGAATTTATGCAAAGCGAGATAGGCGAAATCGACGGTCGTGTATTTGTCGATTCGGCTCCGGTGATGGATAAAGTCTGGGCCAAGAAAGGCGGTTTGGGATGGGTAGGGAAACACAGCAATTTGATAAACAAATCGGGGGGCAGCTTTTTCTTTATCGGTGAGATCATTTGCGATCTGGAATTGGAGCCTGATGGGCCGATAAAGGATTATTGCGGTACCTGTACGGCTTGTCTCGATGCTTGCCCAACCGATGCCATAATTGAGCCTTACGTGGTCGATGGCAGCAAATGCATTTCATATTACACGATCGAACTGAAGGAGGCTATTCCCGAAGAGGCCAAGGGCAAAATGGAAAATTGGATTTTCGGTTGCGATATTTGTCAGGATGTTTGCCCATGGAATCGTTTTTCGAAGCCGCACAAAACACCCGAATTTCAATTGTCAGAAGCCCTTGAAGGCATGCAAAACAGCGATTGGGAAGAAATTACAGAGGAAGTATTTCGAGAACTCTTTCGCCGATCGCCCGTAAAAAGATCAAAATTGGAAGGTTTGAAACGGAATGTCGGTTTTTGTAAAATTGAACAGGATGAAGAGGATAGGCCTTAA
- a CDS encoding darcynin family protein has protein sequence MKEKHTFTVVLLMQASPKWLSLSRENRAEFTANEIKPIFDKLAQTVHVRLFDSEYFNAQYSDFMLIETDNLEHYQELIERLRDTKIYAEPYFEIKEIIVGQENRFADFDTQFKMEKS, from the coding sequence ATGAAGGAGAAACATACATTTACCGTGGTGCTGTTGATGCAGGCTAGCCCGAAATGGCTCTCGCTCAGCCGGGAAAACCGTGCAGAATTTACCGCGAACGAAATCAAACCCATTTTTGATAAACTCGCTCAAACCGTGCATGTTCGACTTTTCGACAGCGAGTATTTCAATGCCCAATACTCTGATTTTATGTTGATTGAAACGGACAATCTCGAGCATTACCAAGAACTGATTGAACGCCTACGCGACACCAAAATTTATGCCGAACCTTATTTCGAAATCAAGGAAATCATTGTTGGCCAAGAAAACCGTTTCGCCGATTTCGACACCCAATTTAAAATGGAAAAATCATGA
- a CDS encoding nucleotide exchange factor GrpE has translation MSKKNNIEENQEELAEERNESTVAETEEQTLTEEERLSQELAEQKDKFIRLYSEFENFRRRTAKERVELVMNASEGLIKELLPVVDDFERAQASFDNAKDIAAIKEGVELVYGKLKRTLESKGLKAMESKTHDFDAELHECITQFDGGEEQKGKVIDEVEKGYYLNDKVIRHAKVVVGA, from the coding sequence ATGTCAAAAAAGAACAACATAGAAGAAAATCAGGAAGAGTTGGCAGAAGAACGCAACGAATCGACAGTTGCCGAGACTGAAGAGCAGACATTGACTGAAGAAGAAAGGTTGTCTCAGGAACTGGCTGAGCAAAAAGATAAATTCATTCGTCTTTATTCTGAATTTGAGAATTTCAGGAGAAGAACGGCCAAAGAGCGTGTGGAATTGGTGATGAATGCTTCGGAAGGCTTAATCAAAGAATTGCTGCCCGTAGTGGATGATTTTGAGCGTGCTCAGGCTTCATTCGACAATGCGAAAGACATCGCGGCCATAAAAGAGGGTGTGGAATTGGTGTACGGAAAACTGAAACGCACATTGGAAAGCAAAGGCCTGAAAGCCATGGAATCCAAAACGCACGATTTCGATGCCGAATTGCACGAATGCATTACACAATTTGATGGTGGCGAAGAGCAGAAGGGAAAAGTAATTGACGAAGTCGAAAAGGGCTACTATTTGAATGACAAAGTGATCCGTCACGCCAAAGTGGTTGTGGGAGCATAA
- a CDS encoding response regulator transcription factor codes for MKGKRILIIEDDQRIAQTISKGLKEKEFETEIAYDGKIGSKYAVSGEFDLILLDLNLPEMNGYQVASLVREKDQETPILMLTALGETEDKIEGFERGADDYLVKPFDFRELLVRIQALLKRSKVAMEKENHKIQVADLIVDFDAKLVFRDEKSIQLTPKEFGLLEFLIKNHDRVVSKAEIAEAIWDQNASQSLNVIEVYINFLRKKIDKDFEPKLIHTKSGMGYVLRAE; via the coding sequence ATGAAAGGGAAAAGGATACTCATAATCGAAGACGATCAAAGGATTGCACAAACCATTAGCAAAGGTTTGAAAGAAAAAGAATTTGAAACCGAAATTGCCTACGATGGAAAAATCGGTTCGAAATATGCGGTATCTGGCGAATTTGACCTGATCTTGCTCGACCTCAACCTGCCCGAGATGAACGGCTACCAAGTGGCCTCTTTGGTACGCGAAAAAGATCAGGAAACACCCATTTTGATGCTGACGGCCTTGGGCGAAACAGAAGATAAAATCGAAGGCTTTGAACGCGGAGCCGACGACTATCTGGTGAAACCCTTTGATTTCCGTGAGCTTTTGGTACGAATTCAAGCTTTGCTGAAAAGAAGCAAAGTGGCGATGGAAAAGGAAAACCACAAGATTCAAGTGGCCGATCTGATTGTCGATTTTGATGCGAAACTGGTGTTTCGTGACGAAAAATCCATCCAATTGACGCCAAAAGAATTTGGACTGCTCGAATTTTTGATAAAAAATCACGACCGCGTGGTGAGCAAAGCCGAAATTGCCGAAGCCATTTGGGACCAAAACGCCAGCCAAAGCTTGAACGTGATCGAAGTGTACATCAATTTCTTGCGAAAAAAGATAGACAAAGATTTCGAACCGAAACTCATTCATACGAAATCGGGCATGGGCTATGTGTTGCGTGCCGAATAG